In Mycobacterium tuberculosis H37Rv, a single window of DNA contains:
- the argA gene encoding L-glutamate alpha-N-acetyltranferase (alpha-N-acetylglutamate synthase) produces MTERPRDCRPVVRRARTSDVPAIKQLVDTYAGKILLEKNLVTLYEAVQEFWVAEHPDLYGKVVGCGALHVLWSDLGEIRTVAVDPAMTGHGIGHAIVDRLLQVARDLQLQRVFVLTFETEFFARHGFTEIEGTPVTAEVFDEMCRSYDIGVAEFLDLSYVKPNILGNSRMLLVL; encoded by the coding sequence GTGACCGAACGTCCACGGGATTGCCGGCCGGTGGTCCGGCGCGCGCGAACCTCCGATGTGCCCGCGATCAAACAACTCGTCGACACCTATGCCGGAAAGATCTTGCTGGAAAAGAATCTCGTGACACTCTATGAAGCGGTTCAGGAATTCTGGGTGGCCGAGCACCCGGACCTCTATGGCAAAGTCGTCGGTTGCGGTGCGTTGCACGTGTTGTGGTCGGATCTCGGCGAAATCCGCACCGTCGCTGTCGACCCGGCCATGACCGGCCACGGTATCGGCCACGCAATCGTCGATCGGCTACTGCAGGTCGCCCGCGATCTGCAGCTGCAGCGCGTGTTCGTGTTGACCTTTGAGACCGAGTTCTTCGCCCGGCACGGATTCACCGAGATCGAGGGCACCCCGGTCACCGCCGAGGTGTTCGACGAGATGTGCCGCTCCTATGACATCGGGGTCGCCGAATTCCTGGACCTGAGCTACGTCAAGCCCAACATCCTCGGCAACTCCCGGATGCTGCTGGTGCTGTAG
- a CDS encoding hypothetical protein (This region is a possible MT-complex-specific genomic island (See Becq et al., 2007 PMID:17545187).) has product MAREWSYWTRNKLEILAGYLPAFNRASQTSRERIYLDLMAGQPENIDRDMGEKFDGSSLIAMKADPPFTRLRFCELNPLASELDVALRTRFPGDGRYRVVAGDSNVTIDETLAELGPWRWAPTFAFIDQQAAEVHWETINKVAAFRQNPRNLKTELWMLMSPTMIARGVKGTNAELFIEQVTRMYGDADWKRIQAARWRHHLTAPAYRAEMVNLMRVKLEYELGYKYSHRIPMQMHNKVTIFDMVFATDHWAGDAIMCHLYNRAAQKEPEMMRQAKSAKQQKESEDRGEMGLFSVGELAVQDSNAGQILWAPSPTWDPRARGWWSEDPGF; this is encoded by the coding sequence ATGGCTAGAGAATGGTCATATTGGACGCGAAACAAACTGGAGATACTTGCCGGGTACCTCCCGGCCTTCAACAGGGCTAGTCAGACTTCTCGTGAACGAATTTACCTCGACTTGATGGCGGGCCAGCCCGAGAACATAGACCGCGACATGGGAGAGAAATTTGATGGCTCTTCTCTTATCGCTATGAAAGCCGATCCACCTTTCACGCGGCTCCGGTTTTGCGAGCTTAACCCGCTTGCCTCTGAATTGGACGTCGCCCTTCGGACCCGCTTTCCCGGTGACGGTAGGTACCGCGTTGTGGCCGGCGATTCCAACGTAACAATCGATGAAACACTTGCCGAACTAGGCCCTTGGCGGTGGGCGCCCACCTTCGCTTTCATCGACCAACAGGCCGCTGAAGTCCATTGGGAAACGATCAATAAGGTCGCCGCCTTTCGCCAGAACCCTCGTAACCTCAAGACCGAACTATGGATGTTGATGTCACCCACCATGATCGCGCGGGGCGTGAAGGGCACGAACGCGGAACTGTTTATCGAGCAGGTCACCCGCATGTACGGAGACGCGGATTGGAAGCGGATACAGGCAGCGCGATGGCGCCACCATCTAACTGCGCCTGCCTACCGTGCCGAGATGGTTAATCTCATGCGCGTCAAGCTGGAGTATGAGCTGGGATACAAGTATTCGCATCGTATTCCCATGCAGATGCACAATAAGGTCACAATCTTTGACATGGTGTTCGCGACCGATCACTGGGCCGGAGATGCGATCATGTGCCACCTGTACAACCGGGCGGCTCAAAAGGAGCCAGAGATGATGCGGCAAGCCAAGAGCGCGAAACAGCAGAAGGAGTCCGAGGACCGTGGCGAGATGGGATTATTCAGCGTTGGCGAACTAGCTGTCCAGGATTCGAACGCTGGGCAGATTCTGTGGGCGCCGTCGCCAACATGGGATCCGCGTGCACGCGGCTGGTGGTCCGAGGATCCGGGTTTCTAA
- the recX gene encoding regulatory protein RecX has protein sequence MTVSCPPPSTSEREEQARALCLRLLTARSRTRAELAGQLAKRGYPEDIGNRVLDRLAAVGLVDDTDFAEQWVQSRRANAAKSKRALAAELHAKGVDDDVITTVLGGIDAGAERGRAEKLVRARLRREVLIDDGTDEARVSRRLVAMLARRGYGQTLACEVVIAELAAERERRRV, from the coding sequence ATGACGGTGTCCTGCCCGCCCCCGTCGACTTCTGAGCGCGAAGAGCAGGCGCGGGCACTGTGCCTGCGCCTGCTCACCGCGCGATCCCGCACCCGCGCCGAGTTAGCCGGCCAGCTGGCCAAGCGCGGCTACCCCGAAGACATCGGCAACCGGGTATTGGATCGGCTGGCCGCCGTTGGCCTGGTGGATGACACCGACTTCGCCGAACAATGGGTTCAGTCCAGGCGGGCGAACGCAGCAAAGAGCAAGCGCGCGTTGGCTGCCGAGCTGCACGCCAAGGGCGTCGACGACGACGTGATCACCACGGTGCTCGGGGGCATCGACGCCGGTGCCGAACGGGGGCGGGCGGAAAAGCTGGTACGGGCCAGGCTGCGGCGGGAGGTGCTGATCGACGACGGCACCGACGAAGCGCGGGTGAGCCGCAGGCTGGTGGCGATGTTGGCGCGCCGTGGGTACGGCCAGACCTTGGCGTGCGAGGTGGTTATCGCCGAGCTGGCCGCCGAGCGGGAGCGCCGACGCGTCTAA
- the PE_PGRS47 gene encoding PE-PGRS family protein PE_PGRS47 (Member of the M. tuberculosis PE family. This region is a possible MT-complex-specific genomic island (See Becq et al., 2007 PMID:17545187).), whose product MSFVIAAPEFLTAAAMDLASIGSTVSAASAAASAPTVAILAAGADEVSIAVAALFGMHGQAYQALSVQASAFHQQFVQALTAGAYSYASAEAAAVTPLQQLVDVINAPFRSALGRPLIGNGANGKPGTGQDGGAGGLLYGSGGNGGSGLAGSGQKGGNGGAAGLFGNGGAGGAGASNQAGNGGAGGNGGAGGLIWGTAGTGGNGGFTTFLDAAGGAGGAGGAGGLFGAGGAGGVGGAALGGGAQAAGGNGGAGGVGGLFGAGGAGGAGGFSDTGGTGGAGGAGGLFGPGGGSGGVGGFGDTGGTGGDGGSGGLFGVGGAGGHGGFGSAAGGDGGAGGAGGTVFGSGGAGGAGGVATVAGHGGHGGNAGLLYGTGGAGGAGGFGGFGGDGGDGGIGGLVGSGGAGGSGGTGTLSGGRGGAGGNAGTFYGSGGAGGAGGESDNGDGGNGGVGGKAGLVGEGGNGGDGGATIAGKGGSGGNGGNAWLTGQGGNGGNAAFGKAGTGSVGVGGAGGLLEGQNGENGLLPS is encoded by the coding sequence ATGTCATTTGTGATCGCGGCACCGGAGTTTTTAACGGCGGCAGCAATGGACTTGGCGAGCATCGGCTCGACAGTGAGCGCGGCCAGTGCCGCCGCATCAGCCCCCACGGTCGCGATCCTGGCCGCGGGCGCCGATGAGGTGTCGATAGCCGTCGCGGCGCTGTTCGGAATGCATGGCCAGGCATATCAGGCCCTCAGCGTGCAGGCATCGGCGTTTCATCAGCAATTTGTGCAGGCCTTGACCGCGGGCGCGTACTCGTATGCCTCCGCTGAAGCCGCCGCCGTGACACCGCTTCAGCAACTAGTCGATGTGATAAATGCGCCCTTCAGAAGCGCGCTCGGCCGCCCCCTGATCGGCAACGGCGCCAACGGTAAACCGGGGACCGGACAAGACGGCGGGGCCGGCGGACTCTTGTACGGCAGCGGCGGTAACGGGGGATCAGGGCTGGCCGGCTCCGGCCAGAAGGGCGGTAACGGAGGAGCTGCCGGATTGTTTGGCAACGGCGGGGCCGGCGGTGCCGGCGCGTCCAACCAAGCCGGCAACGGCGGCGCCGGCGGAAACGGCGGCGCCGGTGGGCTGATCTGGGGCACCGCGGGGACCGGTGGCAACGGCGGGTTCACCACCTTTCTTGATGCCGCTGGGGGTGCCGGCGGGGCCGGCGGCGCCGGTGGGCTGTTCGGCGCGGGCGGGGCCGGCGGCGTAGGCGGCGCCGCCCTCGGCGGCGGCGCCCAGGCCGCCGGTGGCAACGGCGGTGCGGGCGGGGTCGGTGGGCTGTTCGGCGCCGGCGGTGCCGGCGGCGCCGGCGGCTTCAGCGACACCGGTGGGACCGGCGGGGCTGGCGGGGCCGGCGGGCTGTTCGGCCCGGGCGGCGGCTCGGGCGGCGTCGGTGGCTTCGGCGACACCGGTGGGACCGGCGGCGACGGCGGCAGCGGCGGGCTGTTTGGCGTCGGCGGGGCCGGCGGGCACGGTGGCTTCGGCAGTGCTGCCGGCGGCGACGGCGGCGCGGGCGGCGCCGGCGGCACGGTCTTCGGCTCGGGCGGGGCCGGCGGTGCAGGCGGAGTCGCCACTGTCGCTGGCCACGGTGGTCACGGCGGTAATGCCGGCCTGCTATACGGCACCGGTGGGGCCGGCGGAGCCGGCGGGTTCGGCGGGTTCGGCGGCGACGGCGGCGACGGCGGTATCGGCGGGTTGGTCGGTTCTGGCGGCGCCGGCGGCAGCGGCGGCACCGGTACCCTAAGTGGTGGTCGCGGCGGGGCCGGCGGTAACGCCGGCACGTTCTACGGTTCCGGCGGCGCCGGCGGCGCCGGCGGGGAGAGCGACAACGGCGACGGCGGAAACGGCGGCGTGGGCGGCAAGGCCGGGTTGGTCGGCGAGGGCGGCAACGGCGGCGACGGCGGTGCCACGATAGCAGGAAAGGGTGGTAGCGGCGGTAACGGCGGCAACGCCTGGCTGACGGGCCAGGGCGGCAACGGCGGCAACGCCGCATTTGGCAAAGCCGGGACTGGCAGCGTCGGCGTCGGTGGCGCCGGCGGGCTGCTGGAGGGCCAGAACGGCGAGAACGGATTGCTGCCTAGCTGA
- the recA gene encoding recombinase A (contains: endonuclease PI-MTUI (MTU RecA intein)): MTQTPDREKALELAVAQIEKSYGKGSVMRLGDEARQPISVIPTGSIALDVALGIGGLPRGRVIEIYGPESSGKTTVALHAVANAQAAGGVAAFIDAEHALDPDYAKKLGVDTDSLLVSQPDTGEQALEIADMLIRSGALDIVVIDSVAALVPRAELEGEMGDSHVGLQARLMSQALRKMTGALNNSGTTAIFINQLRDKIGVMFGSPETTTGGKALKFYASVRMDVRRVETLKDGTNAVGNRTRVKVVKNKCLAEGTRIFDPVTGTTHRIEDVVDGRKPIHVVAAAKDGTLHARPVVSWFDQGTRDVIGLRIAGGAIVWATPDHKVLTEYGWRAAGELRKGDRVAQPRRFDGFGDSAPIPADHARLLGYLIGDGRDGWVGGKTPINFINVQRALIDDVTRIAATLGCAAHPQGRISLAIAHRPGERNGVADLCQQAGIYGKLAWEKTIPNWFFEPDIAADIVGNLLFGLFESDGWVSREQTGALRVGYTTTSEQLAHQIHWLLLRFGVGSTVRDYDPTQKRPSIVNGRRIQSKRQVFEVRISGMDNVTAFAESVPMWGPRGAALIQAIPEATQGRRRGSQATYLAAEMTDAVLNYLDERGVTAQEAAAMIGVASGDPRGGMKQVLGASRLRRDRVQALADALDDKFLHDMLAEELRYSVIREVLPTRRARTFDLEVEELHTLVAEGVVVHNCSPPFKQAEFDILYGKGISREGSLIDMGVDQGLIRKSGAWFTYEGEQLGQGKENARNFLVENADVADEIEKKIKEKLGIGAVVTDDPSNDGVLPAPVDF; this comes from the coding sequence ATGACGCAGACCCCCGATCGGGAAAAGGCGCTCGAGCTGGCAGTGGCCCAGATCGAGAAGAGTTACGGCAAAGGTTCGGTGATGCGCCTCGGCGACGAGGCGCGTCAGCCGATTTCGGTCATTCCGACCGGATCCATCGCACTAGACGTGGCCCTGGGCATTGGCGGCCTGCCGCGTGGCCGGGTGATAGAGATATACGGCCCGGAGTCGTCGGGTAAGACCACCGTGGCGCTGCACGCGGTGGCCAACGCTCAGGCCGCCGGTGGTGTTGCGGCGTTCATCGACGCCGAGCACGCGCTGGATCCGGACTATGCCAAGAAGCTCGGTGTCGACACCGATTCGCTGCTGGTCAGCCAGCCGGACACCGGGGAACAGGCACTCGAGATCGCCGACATGCTGATCCGCTCGGGTGCGCTTGACATCGTGGTGATCGACTCGGTGGCGGCGCTGGTGCCGCGCGCGGAGCTCGAAGGCGAGATGGGCGACAGCCACGTCGGGCTGCAGGCCCGGCTGATGAGCCAGGCGCTGCGGAAAATGACCGGCGCGCTGAATAATTCGGGCACCACGGCGATCTTCATCAACCAGCTCCGCGACAAGATCGGAGTGATGTTCGGGTCGCCCGAGACGACAACGGGCGGAAAGGCGTTGAAGTTCTACGCGTCGGTGCGCATGGACGTGCGGCGAGTCGAGACGCTCAAGGACGGTACCAACGCGGTCGGCAACCGCACCCGGGTCAAGGTCGTCAAGAACAAGTGCCTCGCAGAGGGCACTCGGATCTTCGATCCGGTCACCGGTACAACGCATCGCATCGAGGATGTTGTCGATGGGCGCAAGCCTATTCATGTCGTGGCTGCTGCCAAGGACGGAACGCTGCATGCGCGGCCCGTGGTGTCCTGGTTCGACCAGGGAACGCGGGATGTGATCGGGTTGCGGATCGCCGGTGGCGCCATCGTGTGGGCGACACCCGATCACAAGGTGCTGACAGAGTACGGCTGGCGTGCCGCCGGGGAACTCCGCAAGGGAGACAGGGTGGCGCAACCGCGACGCTTCGATGGATTCGGTGACAGTGCGCCGATTCCGGCGGATCATGCCCGGCTGCTTGGCTACCTGATCGGAGATGGCAGGGATGGTTGGGTGGGGGGCAAGACTCCGATCAACTTCATCAATGTTCAGCGGGCGCTCATTGACGACGTGACGCGAATCGCTGCGACGCTCGGTTGCGCGGCCCATCCGCAGGGGCGTATCTCACTCGCGATCGCTCATCGACCCGGTGAGCGCAACGGTGTGGCAGACCTTTGTCAGCAGGCCGGTATCTACGGCAAGCTCGCGTGGGAGAAGACGATTCCGAATTGGTTCTTCGAGCCGGACATCGCGGCCGACATTGTCGGCAATCTGCTCTTCGGCCTGTTCGAAAGCGACGGGTGGGTGAGCCGGGAACAGACCGGGGCACTTCGGGTCGGTTACACGACGACCTCTGAACAACTCGCGCATCAGATTCATTGGCTGCTGCTGCGGTTCGGTGTCGGGAGCACCGTTCGAGATTACGATCCGACCCAGAAGCGGCCGAGCATCGTCAACGGTCGACGGATCCAGAGCAAACGTCAAGTGTTCGAGGTCCGGATCTCGGGTATGGATAACGTCACGGCATTCGCGGAGTCAGTTCCCATGTGGGGGCCGCGCGGTGCCGCGCTTATCCAGGCGATTCCAGAAGCCACGCAGGGGCGGCGTCGTGGATCGCAAGCGACATATCTGGCTGCAGAGATGACCGATGCCGTGCTGAATTATCTGGACGAGCGCGGCGTGACCGCGCAGGAGGCCGCGGCCATGATCGGTGTAGCTTCCGGGGACCCCCGCGGTGGAATGAAGCAGGTCTTAGGTGCCAGCCGCCTTCGTCGGGATCGCGTGCAGGCGCTCGCGGATGCCCTGGATGACAAATTCCTGCACGACATGCTGGCGGAAGAACTCCGCTATTCCGTGATCCGAGAAGTGCTGCCAACGCGGCGGGCACGAACGTTCGACCTCGAGGTCGAGGAACTGCACACCCTCGTCGCCGAAGGGGTTGTCGTGCACAACTGTTCGCCCCCCTTCAAGCAGGCCGAGTTCGACATCCTCTACGGCAAGGGAATCAGCAGGGAGGGCTCGCTGATCGACATGGGTGTGGATCAGGGCCTCATCCGCAAGTCGGGTGCCTGGTTCACCTACGAGGGCGAGCAGCTCGGCCAGGGCAAGGAGAATGCCCGCAACTTCTTGGTGGAGAACGCCGACGTGGCTGACGAGATCGAGAAGAAGATCAAGGAAAAGCTTGGCATTGGTGCCGTGGTGACCGATGATCCCTCAAATGACGGTGTCCTGCCCGCCCCCGTCGACTTCTGA
- a CDS encoding transferase, with the protein MRVAVVAGPDPGHSFPAIALCQRFRAAADTPTLFTGVEWLEAARAAGIDAVELDGLAATDRDLDAGARIHRRAAQMAVLNVPRLRALEPELVVSDVITACGGMAAELLGIPWVELNPHPLYLPSKGLPPIGSGLAAGTGIRGRLRDATMRALTGRSWRAGLRQRAAVRVEIGLPARDPGPLRRLIATLPALEVPRPDWPAEAVVVGPLHFEPTDRVLAIPAGTGPVVVVAPSTALTGTAGLTEVALQSLTPGETVPSGSRLVVSRLSGADLTVPPWAVAGLGSQAELLTRADLVICGGGHGMVAKTLLAGVPMVVVPGGGDQWEIANRVVRQGSAVLIRPLTADALVAAVNEVLSSPRFREAARRAAASVAGAADPVRVCHDALALAG; encoded by the coding sequence ATGCGCGTCGCCGTGGTCGCCGGGCCGGATCCCGGGCACTCGTTTCCGGCGATCGCGCTGTGCCAGCGTTTCCGCGCAGCCGCTGACACGCCCACCCTGTTCACCGGGGTGGAATGGCTGGAAGCCGCCCGCGCCGCTGGCATTGACGCCGTCGAGCTGGACGGGCTGGCGGCCACCGACCGCGATCTCGACGCCGGGGCCAGGATCCATCGGCGAGCGGCGCAGATGGCCGTGCTCAACGTGCCGCGGCTGCGGGCTCTGGAACCGGAGCTGGTGGTGTCCGACGTCATCACGGCGTGCGGCGGCATGGCAGCCGAACTGCTAGGGATCCCGTGGGTGGAACTCAACCCGCATCCGCTGTACCTGCCGTCGAAGGGACTGCCGCCGATCGGCAGCGGACTGGCTGCAGGCACCGGTATCCGCGGCCGGCTGCGCGATGCCACCATGCGAGCGCTGACGGGGCGGTCCTGGCGTGCCGGGCTGCGCCAGCGTGCCGCCGTTCGGGTCGAGATCGGATTGCCGGCCCGCGATCCCGGGCCGCTGCGCCGGCTGATCGCCACGCTGCCCGCGCTCGAGGTTCCCCGCCCGGACTGGCCGGCCGAGGCCGTCGTGGTGGGCCCGCTGCATTTCGAGCCGACCGATCGGGTGCTGGCCATCCCCGCCGGCACCGGGCCGGTGGTGGTCGTGGCGCCGTCCACCGCGTTGACCGGGACCGCCGGATTGACGGAGGTCGCGTTGCAGTCTCTGACGCCGGGTGAGACGGTGCCGTCGGGATCGCGCCTGGTGGTGTCGCGTTTGAGCGGAGCCGACCTGACGGTGCCGCCCTGGGCGGTGGCCGGGCTGGGCAGCCAGGCCGAGCTGCTCACGCGGGCCGATCTGGTGATCTGCGGCGGTGGTCATGGGATGGTGGCCAAGACGCTGCTGGCCGGGGTGCCCATGGTGGTGGTTCCCGGTGGCGGGGATCAGTGGGAGATCGCCAACCGGGTAGTCCGGCAGGGTAGCGCGGTGCTGATCCGGCCGTTGACCGCCGACGCGCTGGTGGCGGCGGTCAACGAGGTGTTGTCGTCGCCGAGGTTCCGGGAGGCCGCGCGGCGGGCGGCCGCCAGCGTCGCCGGTGCGGCCGATCCGGTGCGGGTCTGCCACGACGCGCTTGCGTTGGCGGGGTAG
- the ephG gene encoding epoxide hydrolase, protein MAELTETSPETPETTEAIRAVEAFLNALQNEDFDTVDAALGDDLVYENVGFSRIRGGRRTATLLRRMQGRVGFEVKIHRIGADGAAVLTERTDALIIGPLRVQFWVCGVFEVDDGRITLWRDYFDVYDMFKGLLRGLVALVVPSLKATL, encoded by the coding sequence ATGGCCGAGCTGACCGAAACATCGCCGGAAACCCCCGAAACCACCGAGGCCATTCGTGCCGTCGAGGCGTTCCTCAACGCCCTGCAGAACGAAGACTTCGACACCGTCGACGCCGCACTGGGCGACGACCTGGTCTATGAGAACGTCGGGTTTTCCAGGATCCGCGGTGGCCGCCGCACGGCAACGCTGCTTCGCCGCATGCAGGGCCGCGTCGGCTTCGAGGTGAAGATCCACCGCATCGGCGCCGACGGCGCCGCGGTGCTCACCGAACGCACCGACGCGCTAATCATCGGACCGCTGCGGGTGCAGTTCTGGGTCTGCGGCGTATTCGAGGTGGACGATGGGCGGATCACCCTGTGGCGGGACTACTTCGATGTCTACGACATGTTCAAGGGCCTCTTGCGAGGCCTGGTGGCGCTGGTGGTGCCATCGCTGAAGGCAACGCTGTAG
- the clgR gene encoding transcriptional regulator ClgR (ClgR,transcriptional regulatory protein, controls protease systems and chaperones.), which yields MAALVREVVGDVLRGARMSQGRTLREVSDSARVSLGYLSEIERGRKEPSSELLSAICTALQLPLSVVLIDAGERMARQERLARATPAGRATGATIDASTKVVIAPVVSLAVA from the coding sequence ATGGCGGCTTTGGTGCGTGAGGTCGTTGGTGACGTGCTGCGCGGAGCGCGGATGTCGCAGGGTCGGACGCTGCGCGAGGTGTCCGATTCGGCGCGGGTGAGCCTCGGGTATCTGTCGGAGATCGAGCGCGGTCGCAAGGAGCCTTCCAGCGAGCTGCTCAGTGCGATTTGTACGGCTCTGCAGCTCCCGTTGTCGGTGGTGCTCATCGATGCGGGCGAGCGGATGGCGCGTCAAGAGCGCCTTGCCCGCGCCACCCCGGCTGGCAGAGCAACCGGCGCCACCATTGACGCCAGCACCAAGGTCGTCATTGCGCCGGTGGTGTCGCTGGCGGTGGCCTAA
- the pgsA3 gene encoding CDP-diacylglycerol--glycerol-3-phosphate 3-phosphatidyltransferase (PGP synthase PgsA (phosphatidylglycerophosphate synthase)) produces the protein MSRSTRYSVAVSAQPETGQIAGRARIANLANILTLLRLVMVPVFLLALFYGGGHHSAARVVAWAIFATACITDRFDGLLARNYGMATEFGAFVDPIADKTLIGSALIGLSMLGDLPWWVTVLILTRELGVTVLRLAVIRRGVIPASWGGKLKTFVQAVAIGLFVLPLSGPLHVAAVVVMAAAILLTVITGVDYVARALRDIGGIRQTAS, from the coding sequence ATGAGCAGGTCAACCCGTTATTCTGTTGCCGTGTCGGCGCAGCCTGAAACGGGTCAGATAGCAGGCCGCGCCCGCATTGCCAACCTCGCCAATATCCTGACGCTGTTGCGGCTGGTGATGGTCCCGGTCTTCCTGCTGGCCTTGTTCTATGGCGGCGGCCACCACTCCGCGGCCCGCGTAGTGGCGTGGGCGATATTTGCAACCGCCTGCATTACCGATCGATTCGACGGCCTGCTGGCTCGCAATTACGGGATGGCAACCGAATTCGGTGCGTTTGTCGATCCGATCGCGGACAAGACTCTGATCGGCTCGGCGCTGATCGGATTGTCGATGCTCGGCGACTTGCCGTGGTGGGTCACGGTGCTAATCCTGACCCGCGAACTCGGAGTGACCGTTTTGAGGTTGGCGGTTATTAGGCGCGGTGTCATTCCCGCGAGCTGGGGCGGCAAGCTGAAGACCTTTGTCCAGGCGGTGGCAATTGGCTTATTCGTGTTGCCACTTTCGGGTCCGCTGCACGTTGCGGCGGTGGTAGTGATGGCCGCCGCGATCCTGCTCACCGTGATCACTGGTGTCGATTACGTGGCCAGGGCTCTGCGGGACATCGGGGGGATCCGCCAGACCGCCAGCTGA
- the 35kd_ag gene encoding hypothetical protein produces the protein MANPFVKAWKYLMALFSSKIDEHADPKVQIQQAIEEAQRTHQALTQQAAQVIGNQRQLEMRLNRQLADIEKLQVNVRQALTLADQATAAGDAAKATEYNNAAEAFAAQLVTAEQSVEDLKTLHDQALSAAAQAKKAVERNAMVLQQKIAERTKLLSQLEQAKMQEQVSASLRSMSELAAPGNTPSLDEVRDKIERRYANAIGSAELAESSVQGRMLEVEQAGIQMAGHSRLEQIRASMRGEALPAGGTTATPRPATETSGGAIAEQPYGQ, from the coding sequence ATGGCCAATCCGTTCGTTAAAGCCTGGAAGTACCTCATGGCGCTGTTCAGCTCGAAGATCGACGAGCATGCCGACCCCAAGGTGCAGATTCAACAGGCCATTGAGGAAGCACAGCGCACCCACCAAGCGCTGACTCAACAGGCGGCGCAAGTGATCGGTAACCAGCGTCAATTGGAGATGCGACTCAACCGACAGCTGGCGGACATCGAAAAGCTTCAGGTCAATGTGCGCCAAGCCCTGACGCTGGCCGACCAGGCCACCGCCGCCGGAGACGCTGCCAAGGCCACCGAATACAACAACGCCGCCGAGGCGTTCGCAGCCCAGCTGGTGACCGCCGAGCAGAGCGTCGAAGACCTCAAGACGCTGCATGACCAGGCGCTTAGCGCCGCAGCTCAGGCCAAGAAGGCCGTCGAACGAAATGCGATGGTGCTGCAGCAGAAGATCGCCGAGCGAACCAAGCTGCTCAGCCAGCTCGAGCAGGCGAAGATGCAGGAGCAGGTCAGCGCATCGTTGCGGTCGATGAGTGAGCTCGCCGCGCCAGGCAACACGCCGAGCCTCGACGAGGTGCGCGACAAGATCGAGCGTCGCTACGCCAACGCGATCGGTTCGGCTGAACTTGCCGAGAGTTCGGTGCAGGGCCGGATGCTCGAGGTGGAGCAGGCCGGGATCCAGATGGCCGGTCATTCACGGTTGGAACAGATCCGCGCATCGATGCGCGGTGAAGCGTTGCCGGCCGGCGGGACCACGGCTACCCCCAGACCGGCCACCGAGACTTCTGGCGGGGCTATTGCCGAGCAGCCCTACGGTCAGTAG